In one window of Lewinellaceae bacterium DNA:
- a CDS encoding serine/threonine-protein phosphatase — MQLTSISYYTHQGKRDFQEDHWSCGLNYLLVSDGVGGLAKGDKASEIVSSVTKSFLTNNPPGGHDIPAWAQNLTSAILQTLWEQVRENPESHGLGATLAMVVQVEDQIYAIHIGDSRIYHFAADGTIKWVSKDHSFVQELIDAGIITPEQATDHPKRNVITRILQGKKDHQVKASVTQLKSVDNGDIIMVCSDGVLESWTNEGLSTLVSRMADTWKIICEIKKHCTEHSSDNNTAVVARIS, encoded by the coding sequence ATGCAACTAACCTCAATATCCTACTACACCCATCAAGGTAAAAGGGACTTCCAGGAAGATCATTGGTCCTGTGGCTTAAATTATCTATTGGTATCAGACGGTGTCGGTGGATTGGCTAAAGGGGATAAAGCTTCTGAAATCGTAAGCAGTGTCACAAAATCCTTCTTGACAAACAATCCTCCTGGTGGGCATGACATCCCGGCATGGGCTCAAAACCTAACTTCTGCTATCTTGCAGACTTTATGGGAGCAGGTCAGAGAAAATCCTGAGTCCCACGGGCTGGGAGCTACCCTGGCCATGGTAGTCCAGGTTGAAGATCAAATCTATGCCATACATATTGGAGACAGCCGGATTTATCATTTTGCAGCAGATGGGACTATAAAATGGGTGAGCAAAGACCACTCCTTTGTTCAAGAACTTATTGATGCTGGCATAATCACACCAGAGCAGGCTACCGATCACCCAAAACGCAATGTTATTACCCGGATTTTGCAAGGGAAGAAAGATCACCAGGTGAAAGCATCCGTTACTCAACTTAAGTCAGTTGATAATGGGGACATTATTATGGTATGTAGCGATGGTGTATTGGAGTCATGGACGAACGAGGGACTTTCCACCCTGGTCAGCAGAATGGCGGATACCTGGAAGATCATTTGTGAGATTAAAAAACATTGTACCGAACATTCGAGCGATAATAACACGGCTGTGGTGGCCCGGATATCATAG
- a CDS encoding M48 family metallopeptidase → MIGNVEIDVVRKDIKNMHLAVYPPNGRIRLAAPIKTDHEVVRLFAISKLGWIKKHVKSFQDQRRETPRSYVSGESHYYQGKRYLLEVIERKGINKIELSGNKKIKMYVRPGTTESIRAQVMKEWYRKQLKAQIPELLEKWEKIIGVTSNDWGVKQMRTKWGACNSDVKRIWLNLELAKKPPICLEYIIVHELVHLLERHHNNRFGAYMDKFMPKWRLYRDQLNELPVAHGDWGY, encoded by the coding sequence ATGATTGGCAATGTGGAGATTGATGTCGTGCGCAAGGACATCAAAAACATGCATTTGGCGGTATATCCACCAAATGGTCGCATTCGTCTTGCTGCTCCTATTAAGACCGATCATGAAGTCGTCCGGCTCTTCGCTATCTCCAAGCTGGGATGGATCAAGAAGCATGTCAAATCCTTCCAGGATCAACGACGGGAAACACCAAGAAGCTATGTTTCAGGAGAGAGCCATTATTATCAGGGCAAACGTTATTTGCTGGAGGTCATTGAGCGTAAGGGCATCAATAAGATAGAACTGAGCGGTAACAAGAAGATCAAGATGTATGTGCGTCCTGGGACAACAGAATCCATCCGTGCTCAAGTGATGAAAGAATGGTATCGCAAGCAGCTCAAGGCTCAGATTCCAGAACTGCTGGAGAAGTGGGAGAAGATCATCGGCGTCACATCCAATGACTGGGGAGTAAAGCAAATGCGCACAAAGTGGGGAGCCTGCAATTCCGATGTCAAGCGTATCTGGTTGAATCTGGAACTGGCCAAGAAACCACCAATCTGTCTGGAATACATCATCGTCCACGAGCTAGTGCACCTATTGGAACGTCATCATAACAACCGTTTCGGGGCGTATATGGACAAATTTATGCCCAAGTGGAGATTGTATCGGGACCAGCTCAACGAGTTGCCTGTAGCGCATGGGGATTGGGGATATTGA
- a CDS encoding IS982 family transposase yields the protein MHLFENQYFKEITTNLKTTDMHDLKSIYTKIRRTLKTVAKDCFDSDGNHRYYPNAPSMSDLEIISLTLAAESLQITSENLLWSKIQKDYPFLFPNLVHRTSYNRRKKALRYIFLVCTERLALPLVNDNDSFIIDSIPVPTCKIIREKFSKACRRPEMDEVLANKGYNAIMGGYFIGYKIHLITTESGVYRDLLVTSANVHDNAFLKEISMDDEHLYRRELLGDRAYIGHSTQLRLFEETGLKVHVPYRRNQKDYQAYNPILKLKRKTIEVVFSQYCDEYAIRQNYAKRFDGFEIRIITKVAAKTFKQYWNYLNNRPINQTKHALAA from the coding sequence ATGCATTTGTTTGAAAATCAGTATTTTAAAGAAATAACGACAAATCTTAAAACTACTGATATGCATGATCTCAAGTCAATTTACACAAAAATCCGCAGGACTCTAAAGACAGTAGCCAAAGATTGTTTTGATTCTGACGGCAACCATCGATACTATCCCAATGCCCCATCCATGTCAGATCTGGAGATAATAAGCCTGACTTTGGCCGCCGAGAGCTTGCAGATAACCTCTGAAAATCTTCTCTGGTCCAAGATCCAAAAAGACTACCCTTTCCTATTTCCAAACCTTGTACATCGCACCTCGTATAACCGCAGAAAGAAGGCCCTTCGATATATCTTTTTGGTATGTACGGAGCGCCTTGCATTACCATTAGTTAACGATAATGATTCCTTTATTATAGACTCCATCCCAGTTCCTACCTGCAAGATTATACGGGAGAAGTTTTCTAAAGCTTGCCGGAGACCGGAAATGGACGAGGTACTGGCCAATAAGGGTTACAACGCGATTATGGGTGGTTACTTTATTGGCTATAAAATCCATTTAATTACCACAGAATCAGGTGTATATAGAGATCTTTTAGTCACCTCTGCAAACGTCCACGACAATGCTTTTTTAAAAGAGATATCCATGGACGATGAGCATCTTTATCGACGAGAATTATTGGGAGATCGAGCATATATTGGACACTCCACACAATTACGATTATTCGAAGAGACCGGACTTAAAGTTCATGTGCCGTATCGAAGAAATCAAAAGGACTATCAAGCTTACAATCCAATCCTTAAATTAAAGCGTAAAACAATAGAAGTGGTCTTTTCTCAATACTGTGATGAATACGCCATCAGACAGAATTATGCCAAAAGATTTGATGGTTTTGAAATCAGGATTATTACGAAAGTTGCAGCCAAAACTTTTAAGCAATACTGGAATTATTTAAACAACCGTCCTATAAACCAAACCAAACATGCTTTGGCAGCTTAA
- a CDS encoding HsdR family type I site-specific deoxyribonuclease — protein MSTQSIGKLERATQNRVLKLFQQELGYDYLGDWVDETRTIPVEEDLLYNYLVNIKGYSETLANKAIEKFDRAVSTIGVGLYEANKEVYKLLRYGVNVREELGEAKENVFLIDWENPLNNEFGVAEEVTFHGKHNKRPDVVIYVNGIALGVLELKRSKVSVSEGIRQNLDNQKKDFIPKFFTTIQLVMAGSDAQGLRYGTIGTTEKYYLKWKEESDRSYDYSLDKHLAQICQKERFLELIHDFVVFDKGIKKICRPNQYFGIKAAQERVSHREGGILWHTQGSGKSLTMVWLTKWIREHVKDSRVLIITDREELDEQIEKTFLGVDEHIYRTKSGRDLLNTLNEKKPWLICSLVHKFGRRSDDSDYENYVKDIRSSLPTNFQAKGDIYVFVDECHRTQSGILHDAMKEILPDALFIGFTGTPLLKKDKAKSIEIFGSYIGRPYKFDEAVEDGVVLDLLYEARDVEQFVTDQQGIDDWFEAETKGLTDVAKVELKKRWGKMQEVLGSKARLEKIVYDIIRDFKVKPRLSTGEGNAMLVSSSVYQACRYYELFQSVGFKECAIITSYEPHHGDIKGEETGEGNPTEALKKYEVYQQMLGNRSVEEFEKEAKSKFINEPGKMKLLIVVDKLLTGFDAPSATYLYIDKSMQDHGLFQAICRVNRVDTESKTYGYIIDYKDLFMSLERSINDYTSAAFEQYDGEDIKGLLADRYEVSRNNLENALEAVIAICEPVYPPKEEPQFIGYFCGDPEDSEAIIATEERRVALYKAVVKLIRAYTEIANEMHKVGYYQEEAEKIKRQVKFYTDLRETIKRASGDWVDLKAYEGGMRQLMDMYLDAKSSRKISYFENDSLVDLISNVSEPLAEYGSKSPKEVIAETIENNVRRVIIEERQTNPKYFERMSQLLNELIRQRKEKAIAYEMYLEKIKELAEKISKPSETTSYPHTLKTNATRALFDNLGQNESMAIGVDAVIQATKLDGWRDGGIKERKLKLAVLAVLPEKDKLRIDEIMDIIKAQRDY, from the coding sequence GTGAGTACTCAAAGCATCGGCAAACTCGAACGTGCCACCCAGAATCGGGTATTAAAACTGTTCCAGCAAGAGTTGGGCTACGACTATCTGGGTGACTGGGTGGATGAAACTCGGACCATCCCCGTCGAGGAGGACCTGCTATACAATTACCTGGTCAATATCAAAGGGTACTCTGAAACCCTCGCCAACAAAGCAATCGAGAAGTTTGACCGAGCGGTCTCCACTATTGGTGTCGGTCTATATGAGGCCAACAAGGAGGTGTATAAACTACTTCGCTATGGTGTCAATGTCCGGGAAGAACTTGGAGAAGCCAAGGAAAATGTCTTCCTGATCGATTGGGAGAACCCGTTGAATAATGAATTCGGAGTAGCTGAAGAAGTCACTTTTCACGGCAAGCACAATAAGCGACCTGATGTCGTCATCTATGTCAATGGGATTGCCTTGGGAGTCCTTGAGTTGAAGCGATCAAAAGTATCGGTATCCGAGGGTATACGACAGAACCTGGACAACCAGAAGAAGGATTTCATCCCGAAATTCTTCACCACCATACAATTGGTCATGGCGGGCAGCGATGCACAAGGGTTACGCTATGGTACCATCGGAACCACCGAAAAGTACTACCTCAAGTGGAAAGAAGAGTCAGATCGTTCATACGATTATTCACTAGACAAACATCTTGCCCAAATTTGCCAAAAAGAGCGATTCTTAGAGCTGATCCATGATTTTGTGGTGTTCGACAAGGGCATCAAAAAAATCTGCCGTCCCAACCAATATTTTGGTATCAAAGCCGCTCAAGAGCGAGTCAGTCACCGAGAGGGAGGTATCCTTTGGCACACCCAAGGTTCTGGCAAGAGTCTGACCATGGTTTGGCTCACCAAATGGATACGTGAGCATGTCAAAGATAGCCGTGTACTGATCATCACCGATCGGGAGGAATTGGATGAACAAATCGAGAAGACGTTTCTAGGTGTTGATGAGCATATTTACCGTACCAAGAGTGGTAGAGACCTGCTCAATACGCTGAATGAAAAGAAACCGTGGCTGATCTGTAGTCTGGTCCACAAATTTGGGAGACGATCTGATGATTCGGACTATGAAAACTATGTTAAAGACATACGTTCCAGTTTACCTACTAACTTCCAAGCCAAAGGTGATATCTATGTCTTTGTAGATGAGTGTCACCGCACACAGTCTGGTATCCTGCATGATGCGATGAAAGAAATCTTACCAGATGCGTTGTTTATTGGGTTTACGGGGACACCGCTTCTAAAGAAAGACAAAGCCAAGTCAATCGAAATCTTCGGAAGCTACATTGGCAGGCCCTATAAATTTGACGAAGCAGTCGAAGATGGAGTAGTCCTGGACCTCCTTTACGAAGCACGTGATGTGGAACAGTTCGTGACCGATCAGCAAGGCATCGACGATTGGTTTGAAGCAGAGACTAAAGGACTGACCGATGTAGCAAAAGTAGAGCTCAAGAAGCGATGGGGCAAAATGCAGGAAGTACTTGGATCAAAAGCCCGATTGGAAAAAATCGTCTACGATATCATCCGGGATTTCAAGGTCAAACCCCGGTTGTCTACTGGTGAAGGTAATGCGATGCTGGTTTCCAGCAGTGTCTACCAGGCCTGCCGGTACTATGAATTATTCCAAAGTGTTGGATTTAAAGAATGTGCGATTATTACCTCCTACGAGCCACATCATGGTGACATTAAAGGGGAAGAGACTGGTGAAGGAAATCCTACAGAAGCGCTGAAAAAATACGAAGTCTACCAGCAAATGCTTGGCAATCGATCGGTGGAGGAATTTGAGAAAGAAGCCAAGTCGAAGTTCATCAATGAACCAGGCAAGATGAAGTTGCTGATCGTGGTAGACAAACTGCTCACGGGTTTTGATGCACCATCAGCCACCTACCTCTACATTGACAAGTCCATGCAAGATCATGGCTTATTCCAGGCTATCTGTCGGGTCAATCGGGTGGATACGGAGAGCAAGACCTATGGATATATCATTGACTATAAGGACTTGTTCATGAGCCTCGAACGGTCGATCAATGATTATACCTCAGCGGCGTTCGAACAATACGATGGAGAAGATATCAAAGGGCTGTTGGCAGATCGATATGAAGTATCTAGGAACAATCTGGAGAATGCCTTAGAAGCAGTAATTGCTATCTGTGAACCGGTCTATCCACCGAAAGAAGAACCACAGTTTATTGGATACTTCTGTGGCGATCCTGAGGATTCGGAAGCTATCATTGCAACAGAAGAAAGAAGGGTGGCTCTGTACAAAGCCGTGGTAAAGCTTATTCGAGCCTACACCGAGATTGCCAATGAAATGCACAAAGTTGGTTATTACCAGGAAGAAGCAGAGAAGATCAAACGGCAGGTAAAGTTTTACACAGACCTACGAGAAACCATCAAAAGAGCAAGTGGAGACTGGGTTGATCTGAAAGCATATGAGGGTGGTATGCGCCAGTTGATGGATATGTATCTCGATGCCAAATCCAGCCGGAAAATCTCCTACTTCGAAAATGATTCGCTGGTCGATCTCATCTCGAATGTATCAGAACCATTGGCAGAATATGGTAGTAAGAGTCCGAAAGAAGTAATAGCGGAGACCATTGAGAACAATGTCAGGAGGGTGATCATCGAAGAGCGACAGACCAATCCGAAGTACTTCGAGAGAATGTCGCAATTACTGAATGAGTTGATCCGTCAGCGCAAAGAAAAGGCGATTGCTTACGAAATGTATCTGGAAAAGATCAAGGAGCTGGCTGAGAAAATAAGTAAGCCCTCGGAAACCACTTCCTATCCACATACACTTAAGACCAATGCCACCAGAGCATTGTTTGACAATCTAGGTCAGAACGAAAGTATGGCTATTGGGGTGGATGCTGTCATCCAGGCGACAAAGCTCGATGGGTGGCGTGATGGAGGTATCAAAGAAAGGAAGCTCAAGCTAGCGGTACTTGCAGTGCTACCAGAAAAGGATAAACTACGGATCGACGAGATCATGGACATTATAAAAGCTCAGCGTGATTACTAG